GTTCTTGAACTTCCAAGTTATCAAaacataaatgtttttttctgggtGACTAAGGGCATTTGCTAGTATCTCTAAAGTGAGTCTCGAACAGCAATGAGCATCCATCCCACAggagtgttttaaaaatacaaatgtcataccctagacctactgaattGGGATCTTCTAGAGTTGACCCGGGCTCCTGctatatttatgtaataatttCTACTTTATATTATGGAAGGGTCCTTTTTAAGCAAGTACACTTGGACTGACAGTAACTTTCCTCCCTAATTATCCATACACACTGAGTAGGTGAAAGCATAATCAACCTCTACTGGAAAGTGAAATCATTCTTGTGCAGTAATTCTCAACCCTGAATGTATGTATGTAGTCCcctggctggaactacaggcacatgacaccatatCCAGCTTAGTTTGcactcaatctttttttttttttttttgagaccaagttttgctctgttgcccgggctggagtgcaaaggcgtgacctcggctcactgcaacctccacctcctgggttcaagcaattctcctgcctcagcctcctaagcagctggattacaggtgcccgccaccatgcccagcaggggatagtctcgaactcctgacctcaggtgatacacccacctcagcctcccaaagtaagtTTGCACTCAATCTTAAATGATCATTTGACATTATGGAACTCTAAGTTCTCAAATACTCACAATATTGAAAAATACTCACAATATTGATAGACATTCAGGATACAACCTGAATGTCTATCATTACTTGAATGGATAAATTCATTGTTgtatagtcatacaatggaataccactcagcaataaaaaagaatgaactactggTATATACAGTAACATGGATgaattacagaaataatattCTGAGTGAAAGAATGCAGGGATAAGAgagtacatattcttttttttttttttttgagacagggtctcactgtcacccatgctggagtgctgtggtatgatctcagctcactgcaacctctgcctcctgagctcaagtaagtgatcctcccacctcagcctccccagtagctgggaccacaggtgctttccaccatgcccagcttttttatttttatttttttttgtagagatgggtttttcccatgttgcccaagccagtcttgaactccagggctcaagcgatccacctgccttggcctcccaaggtgctgagattacaggcatgagtcacttaCTGCTCTtatcacatacaaaaatattaacatatgatgtccgttttttttttttgagacatctccctctattgcccaggctgaagtgcagtgggacaaccatggctcactgcagcctcaatctccagggctcaagcaatcctcccacctcagcttcccaagtagctgggaccacaggcgcacagggcaccacacatggctaattaaaaaaatttttttttgtgtagagatggggtctccctatattgcccacgctgatctcaaacacctacttgggctcaagtgatcctcctgcctcagcctcacaaagtgctaggattacaggcatgagtcactgcatccaaCAGATTTCTAATGTCACCAAAAGAAGCACTTTTAGTTATGACTGCTgggaaaaaaatgactaaaataggTATCCAAAAAGACAAGGGAAATGCTGGATAGAAGAGTTATTCCATGAAGAACCCAAGGCAGTGATTTTCTCATTCCCCAggctatttcatatttttatggtaACCACTTGAAATACATGTATCAAaaacttataaaggaaaaactTACAGTTTAGCCTTTGTGCTATTTAGTAGGTCTTCTTCATCACTAAACTCATCTTCATTTTCGTCATGGTCTGATGAATCTTCTTCACTTTTttcaccctcttcctcttctttttcttcctcagtgGCAACCTCACTTGCCTTGTCTTCCTCTTCCAAGTAAAAATTTTTATCAGCACTCATTCCAGGAGTTGTGTCAATTACAAACAATGCATTGTCACATGACAGACTTTCTGTATCTCCACTTAATGACTCCCTTTGGCCACTATTTTCAACAAAACATAAAGTATCCTCTTCATTCTCACTGTTTTCAGACTGTTGGCTTTCATCACTGCTGAGAACTAATAAGACAGAATTATCTTTACCCTGAGATGTGTTGGGCGCAGATGTGTATAGTTTGGTATCACATTCAAAATCTACATTCCCTTCACTGTTCATGTCTTCACTGACACTTATAACTGTGGACTCTTCTTCATCATCACTACAACCACAATCACCAAACTCTGTCAGGTCACTTGCTTTTATGGGGCTCTTTTTCTTGTCATTCCATCTGCCTACTTCCACAGTTGCAAATGTTTGAGTTAATGATTTCATTATAGCCTCAGAGTTCAGATTAGAGTGCACTGatacagcatttttattttggggggttGAATGTCGCTGAGAAAGTAACTGTTGAAGGCTAATGTCCTGAAGTTCAGAAAGATTCTTCAGCTGAGAACTTTTCTCATTAATTTCTTTCCCCTCATCTGTTATTCCATTGGCATCTTCATTCAAATCCTTacaattctgttttgtttctttaagagATTCAACATTGGCCTGTTCTTGCACTGTTAATATATTTTCTGAACTTCTGTGGGAGAAATCATCATCGAAGTCATTATTATAGAAATTTGGCTTATTTATCTCAGAAAGAGATCTTGCTTGTAAATGGGAAGTTGGTCTGGTATCTGAATCCTCTGAATTCCCAGGTGTGCCCACGATCTGTTTCTCATTTCCTGGTACCATCTTActatctttcttttctgtttgtgccTTTAATTTCCTCTGCATACTCCTGGTTTTTCTAGTTGCAATTTCAGAGAATGAAATGTCTGAGCTTGATGTCTCAGCAACAGATATAGCTTCTGTATGAGATTCTTGGCTTGGATCTATCAGAGATTTAGCCTTACTTCTTCTGGTTCCTGTCGTTTTTTCTGTGGGAAGCATAATTCTAGAAATACCTGAAACATGAGATTCTGCTTCAGAGACTATTTCTTCAGTGTAAGACTCCTTTGTTGGAGTTACTTTCGGCTTTTTCCTAACACTAGACACTGGGGAGCATACAATTAAGATCTGCCTTCTCCTAGTTACCCTTACAATGGTATCATGGTGCTCAGACCCAGAAGAATAATTTGACTCTGCCTCAGAGGTCTCTCCATCTGTAGATGGTTCAGTACCCTTTGGTAGTGAGCCTATAGTTCTGCTCTTCCTCTTTCTAGCTTTAGGAGTTCTAGGGATTGAACTTTGTTTCCCAGTGGTCTGTGATTCAGCAGTAGTTCGGGCATCAGATCCAGTACTACTTTCTGGATGCGCTTGAATCCCATTAGCAGCAGAACTCTGCAAACCAGAGAAAACACACTGTAAATTAGGTAGGGCTGGAACAAGGGCAAAGCAAATGAAGTACTGACCCCAAAAGCTAAAACCCAGTAAACAAAAttacctttaaaacaaaaaacaaacaaaacccccgcCCAACTcatgatttttgaaaaatcaaaatttggcagggcgcggtgcctcacgcctgtaatcccagcacttcgggaggccgaggcgggtggatcacgaagtcaggagttcgagacagctgggccaatatggtgaaaccccatctctactaaaagtaaaaaaattagccgggtgtgttggtgcgcacctgtaatcctagctacttgggagcctggagcaggagaattgttggaacccgggaggcagaagttgcagtgagatgaggtCGCGGCTCTAGCCtgggcactgcactctagcctgggcaacagagcaagactccgaatcaaaaaaaaaggtcaggagatcaagaccatcctggctaacccggtgaaaccccgtctctactaaaaaatacaaaaaactagccgggcgaggtggcgggcgcctgtagtcccagctactcgggaggctgaggcaggagaatggcgtaaacccgggaggcggagcttgcagtgagctgagatccggccactgcactcagccggggagacagagcgagactccgtctcaaaaaaaaaaaaaaaaaaaaaaaaaatcaaaatttaaacacTGGATCCAACCCTGCATTTATTTCACTTGCCTCATCCTTCCTAGATGTAACTTCAGAAGCAAAACAATTAAACTTTTTCTGTTTAAAGTCAAATATAATGGGTAGAGGAACATTCTGACCCACCTATAGGATAAGAGGGGGAGAAAAGGAATAAACTCTGAACAACGATGTGTTTAGGAACACACTAATGGAATCAGCCGCCCTTACCTTTACGTAAGGAAAAAATCGCCGCCGCTCCGTTCCCTGCATCGCAGAGTCAGAATGAGACAGCCCACTGACGCCACTAAGAGTCACCAGGTGACGACACCACAACCCTCCTCACGCCTTAAGGAGGTGACGCTGGACAGCTGCCAGCCTCCCCACGTGAAAACGAAGCTTTTTTTTCCAGTTCCCCTAAATGGGGCTTGTGCATGGTGGCCGAAATTAACCCTCCTTGGTACCGTGTTAACAGTATGGTTTAAAAAGCTTGAACTATGCTTCTGCATTAAGGAGTTGAACGACCCAAAGAAAGTTATCTAACCTCTCTTCCATACTAAAAACTGCCTTAAAAGACAGTGGTGAGGGCTAGTTTTCGTGACGGTCTTAGCACGGGGCCTGGGAAACCCAAGCGCGCGGCAAGCTGGGGTCCTCTGTCGGCAGTCCTCACCCTTAAGCGGACCCTTGCGCCGCCCCGCCTGCCTGAGCGCCGCTCTGCGAAGCGGGGAGAAGTAGGAAAGACTGGATTTCCTACCTTCTGCCCGGAACTTTCAGCCGACGCGGCTTGGATGCTGGCCTTAGCCCGTGCCGATCTGGTAACCACCATCTTTCCGGCTCCCCCGCGACCACCACTACTTCCCTCTTCCCTGGCGCTCCGGAAATGCGTCAGAGAACTGCCTCGAGCGCGTTTTCCGCGCAGATCCGAGAGCTCGCGAGAATCTCATACCTGCCTTCCCCCAGCCAGTTCAGGCTAGGGCGGTCAGAGACCGAGGGAGTGGGTTTAAGTGTGCGCTTCAGAGCTGTAGAAGACAAGCCAGATTTTTGCTGACAAAGACCTTCAGGGGGGCAGCGAAGCCCGCAGTGACAGAGGGCCTTAGCGTACGGTTCACATGAATTGTAAAAACGCACCTACAGGCCATCCGTTCATTTGTTCAgtagaatcgtttgaacccgggaggcgttcTTTCATTTCTATGTTCTAAAGAGCTTAATGTAGCCCTTGGCGTGTCCAAGGGAGACGTTTGAggcatttgtacttttttttaaaaaggcaatattTACTCGTGTATTGTTTGTGAcgctaaatataaataaaataaaatttaaggacTTGGTTGGGGTAAAAGGGATATAAGGTGCCCGCAGGAACTCGGAGACAAAGTAGAAAGCTAATCTAAACGTGAGATGATGTTTAGGGATTGGGaatagcagaaaagaaaaaaacgttaAAGAAATTGTAAAGGAGAGGAataaggttttgttgttgttattgttgcagTGAAAGGAAGAGAATGACCAGAatcaagaggttttttttttggttatcttTTGGGATAAAAGGTAGAGAACTACGTTTGAGGGGATGGAGgattgaaaaaataagtaaacgcAAATTATTGTTGGAGGTGAGAAAGGATGGATGAGTGCCTCACCAAACCTAGTCTCTACTTATTTATAAcagaaaatcaattttttatttaaagtcgCAGAACACAGACTTTGGTGGACACACTCCTTCTCAGCTTAAATTGCTTATTTTATAGTCTCCCTTGCAGCCAAATGTGGCTACGTGACTACGTTTTAGCCAATTAGGTATAAATTGTGTGCATGTCTTTAGGGACGGCATCTAAAAGAGAGGAGGCCgtccctggctttttttttttttttttttttggagacacagtcctgctctgtcgcccaggctggagtgcagtggcgcaatcttgggtcactgcaacctccgcctcccgggttcaagcgattctcctgcttcagcctcccgagtagctgagattacaggcgcccgccaccattcccggctaattttttttggtagttttagtagagacggggtttcaccatgttgggcagcctggtcttgaactcctggcctcaggttattcgcccgcctcggcctctcaaagtgctgggattacagtgctgggattacaggcgtaaaccacctcGCCAGGCCCTCGTGACCTTTTAAAGTGCATTTTACTTCCTGGAAAGTTGGGTTCACTGGTTTTCAGGCAGCAAGTTTGTGCCATAAGGATGAAGGCATGCTTTAGAGATGGCATAGCAGTGAGATGGAAAAATCAACTTGTGGAGCTGCCCTATGAGCCCTCAAGAGCCTTCTAGATTTTTCACCTGAGGAAAACACCTTGTTAAAAGCCACTGTTACTTACAGATTTTTCTATTTGCAGCCCAGCCTAATGCTAACTGAAGGACTGGATAATAAACAGAGATGTGGCTGTAGCCAGAAAAGAATGCACCTTCCTTTGAGGCAGGAGGGAAGAGTTGATATTTCAAACAGAGAGGAGAATGTGAATGCAAGTATGTTCAAGTGCAGTGAAGAAGAGAAGATTTTGGATAGATAATAGCCTCTGTTATTATCTATCCAAAAGAAGTAGATGATACATCTCAGAAGAATGGAAATGGTTTAGATCAACTTTTGTGGCAAACGTGGtgaagagcaaaaataaattttagtaggGCCAAGTAGCAGTGAGATTATGTAAGAAGATGAACAGAAGAGAAAGGCTAGATTTGAAGAGGAGACAAATTGTGTAGAAGGAAAGTGAACCAATTGGATGTAGGCTGCGGAGATCAAAGCATCAAAGAACAACAGCATCAATCATAATAGTACTGGCCACTTAATATCTGCTGGATACTAGTTACATGCTTTAcatgtattcactcatttaatctcCACAACTTTAATGTGAGCAAATGCATGGAAATAGAAATTAAGATGACAGAAGTAGGTGTAGAAAATTGGAGAGAATATTAGAAAATCATTCAATGTCTAATATTCACTTGCAAGTATGGCCCTttcaagtaaagaaaaagaaaaaggaaaaaacaaactcatATATAATCTAAGGTCAAGAAACAAACATAAGATATGAAAATTTTCAGTACATATTCATAATATGAGAAGATTGAGCTGGTCTATCAACAAATCTACCATAggcaaaaaaaagtgtttttacgTGGGCTTACCAGGTTTGCCCTATTCTTTGCCTATCTTCTTTATCTGAAGTGGATTTAGGGCAATACAGTATATCTAATTTTAGGTAAATATAGTATATacagtacagttgacccttgaacaacacgggTTTGAACTGGGAGGTTCCACTTATGCAgtgattttcttctgcctccaccACCACTGGACAgaaagaccaacccctcctcttcctcctcaacaCACTTACCAtgaagacaaggatgaagacctttatgatgatccacttccactgaatagtaaatatattttccttatgattctcttaaaattttcttttctctagtttattgtaagaatgcaatatataatatatacaacatataaaacatatactaATCAACTAGTTATCTGCaaggcttctggtcaatagtaggctattagtagttaagttttgggggagtcaaaagttatctgtggattttcttttttttttttttttgagacagagtctcgctctgtcgctcgggctggagtgcagtggccggatctcagctcactgcaagctccgcctcccgggttgacgccattctcctgcctcagcctcccgagtagctgggactacaggcgcccgccaccttgcccagctagttttttgtatttttagtagagacggggtttcaccgtgttagccaggatggtctcgatctcctgacctcgtgatccgcccgtctcggcctccccaagtgctgggattacaggtttgagccaccgcgcccggccatctgtgGATTTTCAACTGTGCAGGGGGGTCAATGCCCCAACTCCCACATTTTTTAATGGTAACCAATACTATTACTCAGGCCCAAAAGGAAATTTACCttaaataatctatattttattaattaaagcCTTAAACTGAAAGGTCAAAGCTCCCTGGAATTTTAGGCATTAACCAAAAGATGACAGTTTTAGTGCATGAGCCTTCTAAAAATACATACTATTCATGGTCATTCTGCATTGTTACATGTAAAACATTACTATTAAATTAAGTTTGACCTGTAAGATGGTCCAGTGATCCCATTTTCTGGTCTTCAAACCTTTGAAGgtgggctggacttagtgacttCTAATGAAACCAATATGACAAAAATGATGGATGTCACTTTCAGGATTAGGTTAACAAAAGGCTGGCTTCTATCTTGCTCTCTCTCAATCATTCACTCTGTAGGAAGCTAGCTGTATGTTGTAAACTGTCCTTTGGAGAGAACACTGTGGCAAGGAACTGAGTGAAGGAGGCCTCTGGCCTACACCCAGTGAAGAATTAAGGAACTCAGTCTGACAATGTGTGAGGCACTGAGTCCTGCCAACAACTACACGGTGAGCTTGGAAACAGACCCTCAATCCAGCCTTCAGGTGAGACTGCAGTCCTGACTTATCTACTGGTTATCAATAGATAACCAGTAGTTATAGATTAACTTCGTCTCTCCTGaaatttcaagtaaaataaataatacaggcCGGGTAcagaggctcatacctgtaatcccagcactttgggaggttgaggaggcaggatcacttgtgcccaggagtttgagaccagcctgggcaacataacaaaagcccatctctacaaaatatatataaattagccaggtatggtggcatgcaccagtagtcccaggtacttgggaggctgaggtgggaggatcacttgagcccaagaggttgaggctgcagtgagccatgatcatgccactgcactccagcctgggtgacagagtgagacctcatcttgaaaaaagaaataatacagtatatactcatgtctagcttctttcactcagcatagtgTTTCTGTAATTCATCCATGTTACTGTGTACGccagtagttcattcttttttattgctgagtggtatttCGTTGTATGACTATACAACAATGGATTTATCCATTCagctgttgatagacatttgggttgtatcTGGTTTTCAATATTGTGTTTGGGGACTTTTAGAATTCTGTAATGTCAAATGATCATTTAAGAGTGAGTGCAAactaagctgggtgtggtggcatgtgcctgtagtcccagcaacttgggaggctggagcagaaggATTGTTTAGTTCTGGAGTTCTGTGCTGTAGTATGCAATGATCCCACCTGTGAATAAccgctgtactccaacctgggtaacataatgaaaactgatctctataaaaaacaaaaacaaaaacaaaagaacaaagattgAATGCAAATACAGACATTTCAGACAAACAGGATCTAGAAAGTTTACTGTCCCTAAAGATCTTTGGTAAAGAATTACTAAGGAGGCTAGGTgctgtgtctcatgcctgtaatcccagcactttgggaggctgaggtgagaggaccgcttgagtccaagagttcaagaccagcctgggcaacatagcgagatcctgtctctacaaaaataaaaattagccaggtgtggtggtgcatgtctgtagtcccagctacttgggaggctgaggtgggaggatggcttaagcctgggaggttgaggctgcagtgagccatgatcatgccacagtaCACCAGCCTaagaaacagagtgagatccctgtctcaaaaaaaaaaagtgaacttaaAAGGAATAGAATGCAAGAATCAACAGTgagcaaagagggaaaagaatgaaagtaagTAATATTCATTGTAAAACATGAACCTTAAAATAATGGACCAGCAGACACATCAAAATCTTACATGACATTTTACACATTTAGTCATTGCTGAGGAAACATGTTAAAGCTTTTGTTGACTTCTCTGGTAGCGGAACTGCATATGACCATATCCTGATATAGTCAGAGGAGATAGCaagttttcatctttttgtaACATGTGACTTTTCCAAACTTAACCTACTTTTGTCTCAACAGAAGCCATTCCTTTCTATAAGAATAAGCTTTTGAAGGTGTTTTCCTTGAACTTCTAAAGTTTACATATTAACTGCTCCATCATTCAATAAGGGCATATTTACAAACCAGGCAAACAAGGGTTTCTGCCCAGAATGCCCACCACACCTTGTCATCTGACCCTACTCTAAAGCTAATTTCTTCAGGAAAGTCTTTCTTATCCTTAACCTGCTACTCAGTCCCACTTCCTTCCACATGCCCCAATCCTTTTCACTACTTCTATCAACagatacagcttttttttttttttttttttgagacggagtcttgctctgtcgccaggctgtagtgcagtggtgcgatcttggctcactgcaacctctgactccctggttcaagtgattctcctgcctcagcctcctgagtagctgggactacaggcacacgccactatgcctagctaatttttgtatttttagtagagagggggtttcaccatgttggtcaggatggtctcaatcccctgacctcttgatccacctgcctcggcctcccaaagtgctgggattacaggtgtaagccaccgtgcctggccttttttttttcttttcttttctttttgggacagagtctggctctgtcacccaggctggaatgcagtggtgcgatcttggctcactgcaacctccacctcctaggttcaagtgattcttgtccttcagcctcccaagtagctgggattacaggcatgtaccaccatgcccgaataatttttgtatttttagtagagacagggttcaccatgttggccaggccggtcttgaacttctggcgtcaagtaatctgcccacctcagcttcctaaaatgccggaattataggtgtgagtcactgccaACAGAAGCCGCCTTTTATTGCTGTTATTCATATACAGATTCCTCCCTTTCCCCCCAAATATCCCGTATGTTCCTTGAAGATAGGAGTTATTTTTCATCTGTGTCTATCTGTAgcacagtgcctaacacatagcaggcattcaataaatctttgtggaatgaatgaatgcataaatagcTTTATGATttggatgttttaaaattattaatttattttcaaatcatacTTAGAGTTCAGATAGTTCAAAAATCAATATAATGCTTCAGGATGCTTCCAGTTATTgaaaaaacccaattaaaaatatacaactcATACTTTATTTTGGTTAAATTCATAATGTaggtaatattaaaaattattataaatatttaataatgctttATAATTTGCCATTATAGTACACCACTACTGACACATAAAAAGTTGACTTatctaattaaaacattttccctTCCTATGTTTCTAattctgaaaactataaaaatattaaagtcatgttacatatttttcaaaaataaaactgccatatCCCATTGCCAACTTTACAGGAAAAAGGTATACATTCTGGTATAATAGGAAgttaatgatgaaaaaaatagGTTCAGAATTTTAAGTTGGTATATTTGAATATGAAAACATAAATGACACAAATGGTTTAAATCCTCATTAAAACAAGCTTCACATTTCTTCGAATGCATATTTTGCAGAAGGATGAACTGCTAGCCAACATACAATAAATATATCAATTGTTTACATTCCCAAATATTGAAAATACTGGCTGAAAAATCTAGAAAGACAATGTTAAAGGAGCATAATTAAATAAGCCTTAAAC
This Rhinopithecus roxellana isolate Shanxi Qingling chromosome 8, ASM756505v1, whole genome shotgun sequence DNA region includes the following protein-coding sequences:
- the DNTTIP2 gene encoding deoxynucleotidyltransferase terminal-interacting protein 2 isoform X2 translates to MQGTERRRFFPYVKSSAANGIQAHPESSTGSDARTTAESQTTGKQSSIPRTPKARKRKSRTIGSLPKGTEPSTDGETSEAESNYSSGSEHHDTIVRVTRRRQILIVCSPVSSVRKKPKVTPTKESYTEEIVSEAESHVSGISRIMLPTEKTTGTRRSKAKSLIDPSQESHTEAISVAETSSSDISFSEIATRKTRSMQRKLKAQTEKKDSKMVPGNEKQIVGTPGNSEDSDTRPTSHLQARSLSEINKPNFYNNDFDDDFSHRSSENILTVQEQANVESLKETKQNCKDLNEDANGITDEGKEINEKSSQLKNLSELQDISLQQLLSQRHSTPQNKNAVSVHSNLNSEAIMKSLTQTFATVEVGRWNDKKKSPIKASDLTEFGDCGCSDDEEESTVISVSEDMNSEGNVDFECDTKLYTSAPNTSQGKDNSVLLVLSSDESQQSENSENEEDTLCFVENSGQRESLSGDTESLSCDNALFVIDTTPGMSADKNFYLEEEDKASEVATEEEKEEEEGEKSEEDSSDHDENEDEFSDEEDLLNSTKAKLLKLTSSSIDPGLSIKQLGGLYINFNADKLQSNKRTLTQIKEKKKNELLQKAVITPEFEKNHCVPPYSESKYQLQKKRREERQKTAGDGWFGMKAPEMTNELKNDLKALKMRASMDPKRFYKKNDRDGFPKYFQIGTIVDNPADFYHSRIPKKQRKRTIVEELLADSEFRRYNRRKYLEIMAEKAANAAGKKFRKKKKFRN
- the DNTTIP2 gene encoding deoxynucleotidyltransferase terminal-interacting protein 2 isoform X1, whose product is MVVTRSARAKASIQAASAESSGQKSSAANGIQAHPESSTGSDARTTAESQTTGKQSSIPRTPKARKRKSRTIGSLPKGTEPSTDGETSEAESNYSSGSEHHDTIVRVTRRRQILIVCSPVSSVRKKPKVTPTKESYTEEIVSEAESHVSGISRIMLPTEKTTGTRRSKAKSLIDPSQESHTEAISVAETSSSDISFSEIATRKTRSMQRKLKAQTEKKDSKMVPGNEKQIVGTPGNSEDSDTRPTSHLQARSLSEINKPNFYNNDFDDDFSHRSSENILTVQEQANVESLKETKQNCKDLNEDANGITDEGKEINEKSSQLKNLSELQDISLQQLLSQRHSTPQNKNAVSVHSNLNSEAIMKSLTQTFATVEVGRWNDKKKSPIKASDLTEFGDCGCSDDEEESTVISVSEDMNSEGNVDFECDTKLYTSAPNTSQGKDNSVLLVLSSDESQQSENSENEEDTLCFVENSGQRESLSGDTESLSCDNALFVIDTTPGMSADKNFYLEEEDKASEVATEEEKEEEEGEKSEEDSSDHDENEDEFSDEEDLLNSTKAKLLKLTSSSIDPGLSIKQLGGLYINFNADKLQSNKRTLTQIKEKKKNELLQKAVITPEFEKNHCVPPYSESKYQLQKKRREERQKTAGDGWFGMKAPEMTNELKNDLKALKMRASMDPKRFYKKNDRDGFPKYFQIGTIVDNPADFYHSRIPKKQRKRTIVEELLADSEFRRYNRRKYLEIMAEKAANAAGKKFRKKKKFRN